One window of Campylobacter sp. RM12651 genomic DNA carries:
- a CDS encoding tRNA-dihydrouridine synthase, with translation MLINLFANSKPLFLAPMAGLSDLAFRRLVKRFDCDVTISEMISSNALVYESEKSLTMLEKDKSERPFIAQIAGSNKEIIKKAVEIINKEENIHGIDFNCGCPVNKVIKQNAGSALLKDLDNLKSLLDIIKTNNKVGTTSVKIRLGFNECEIEKIINALNELELDFISIHGRTRAGMYSAKVDYNAIKLAKSLAKTKIIANGDISYENHQMVLEQTNADGLMIGRNAVGNPWIFSQIKGKFNEINKSEIILTHFEFMCDLYKDYACSLFRKHLHEYSKGLANASEFRNEVNKINEPKIMLNTIKEFFDATNY, from the coding sequence ATGTTGATAAACTTATTTGCTAATTCTAAGCCATTATTTCTAGCACCGATGGCAGGTCTTAGCGATCTTGCCTTTAGAAGACTTGTTAAAAGATTTGATTGTGATGTAACAATTAGCGAAATGATTAGTTCAAACGCTCTTGTTTATGAGAGTGAAAAATCTTTAACTATGTTAGAAAAAGATAAAAGCGAAAGACCTTTCATAGCTCAAATTGCAGGCTCAAATAAAGAAATTATAAAAAAAGCAGTTGAGATTATAAATAAAGAAGAAAACATTCACGGGATTGATTTTAATTGTGGCTGTCCTGTAAATAAAGTTATTAAGCAAAATGCAGGTTCAGCACTACTTAAAGATTTAGATAATCTAAAATCACTCCTAGATATTATAAAAACCAATAATAAAGTAGGCACAACAAGTGTTAAAATAAGACTTGGTTTTAATGAGTGCGAAATAGAAAAAATAATAAATGCTTTAAACGAATTAGAGCTAGATTTTATAAGTATTCACGGAAGAACTAGAGCAGGAATGTATAGTGCTAAGGTAGATTATAATGCTATAAAACTAGCAAAATCTTTAGCAAAAACCAAAATAATTGCAAACGGCGATATATCTTATGAAAATCATCAAATGGTATTAGAACAAACCAATGCTGATGGGCTTATGATAGGAAGAAATGCTGTTGGAAATCCTTGGATTTTTTCTCAAATTAAGGGTAAATTTAATGAAATTAATAAAAGCGAAATCATACTTACACATTTTGAATTTATGTGTGATTTATACAAAGATTATGCTTGTTCGTTGTTTAGAAAACACTTGCACGAATATTCAAAAGGCTTAGCAAATGCGAGTGAATTTAGAAATGAAGTAAATAAAATTAATGAGCCTAAAATTATGCTAAATACGATAAAAGAGTTTTTTGATGCTACAAATTATTAA
- the nadC gene encoding carboxylating nicotinate-nucleotide diphosphorylase → MLINSEIELIKKELNDDLGRGDLFSQLENNEIIKANLKAKSDGVFAGEPYFKEICKMQNIEYELFIKDGQSFKKGDILAKFKTLKTTLLMSERTILNFIQHASGIATKVASMKALIKDYNVALLDTRKTRPGLRVFEKYAIRCGGGQNHRLGLDDCIMLKDTHLLGVKDLKSFIKELKSKIPYYTPIEIECDTIEQVKAALEANVNAILLDNMSPSECANIVKLRDSLGIKVILEASGDINENTIVEYAKSGVDVVSSGSNIYKATWVDFSIRLGE, encoded by the coding sequence ATGTTAATTAATAGCGAAATTGAACTTATTAAAAAAGAATTAAATGATGATTTAGGTAGGGGAGATTTATTCTCACAACTTGAAAATAATGAAATAATAAAAGCAAATCTTAAGGCTAAAAGTGATGGAGTTTTTGCGGGAGAGCCTTATTTTAAAGAGATTTGTAAAATGCAAAATATTGAATATGAATTATTTATAAAAGATGGACAGAGCTTTAAAAAAGGCGATATTTTAGCAAAATTTAAAACCTTAAAAACTACTTTATTAATGAGTGAGCGAACCATACTTAATTTTATTCAACACGCATCAGGGATTGCTACAAAAGTTGCTTCAATGAAAGCTTTAATAAAAGATTATAATGTAGCTTTGCTTGATACTAGAAAGACAAGACCTGGATTAAGAGTGTTTGAAAAATACGCAATTCGTTGTGGTGGTGGGCAAAATCATCGTTTAGGTTTAGATGATTGTATAATGCTAAAAGATACTCATTTGCTTGGAGTAAAGGATTTAAAATCTTTTATAAAAGAGCTAAAAAGCAAAATCCCATATTACACTCCAATTGAAATTGAGTGCGATACAATTGAACAAGTAAAGGCTGCTTTAGAAGCTAATGTAAATGCGATTTTACTTGATAATATGAGCCCTAGTGAGTGTGCTAATATAGTAAAATTAAGAGATAGTTTAGGCATTAAAGTTATCTTAGAAGCTAGTGGGGATATTAACGAAAACACCATAGTTGAATATGCTAAAAGCGGAGTTGATGTAGTAAGTTCAGGCTCAAATATTTATAAGGCTACTTGGGTTGATTTTTCTATAAGACTTGGTGAGTAA
- a CDS encoding endonuclease MutS2 → MLQIIKNLDLVEYLDELFALFARNKPLFIEGDTNLHLARINELCEYELKELKSVKDLSKALNHLSKKGILHLDEIEEFVKILNYFKYLFQIPFSNSFKKYLEKIIIPNEIENILKYFKDDVFDEEKDELLQSIKIKIKELNQSINQNLRSLLNSKSLESYLIDTQIHFISNTECLLVRGGFAKVLDASIVARSSGGGFYVEPSSILNYKQGIKRLENEADAKRFEYAKQFSEILSKHLLFLKFINKEFDLIDSYIARVNFAKKKDLNFITPSNDDKIILSEFCHPALNNPKPVSVEFKEQVLLITGVNAGGKSMLLKSILAASFMTKYLVPMRINANKSHISTFKEYISIIEDPQMAKNDISTFAGRMLAFAKMNGKKNFLLGVDEIELGTDFEEASSLFFTLICELKKHGKLIITTHHKRLAMLLAKEDKVELLAALYDIKNERPKYEFLAGIVGKSYAYETALRYGISASLVELARKSSSEAEQNINEMLNKNLELDAKLKMLIANNEKKENKLNNLLESLKDKENKLIEEYKKRKNELENEYFKAINAAKKTLDFSDLKDKQRQINAANVLKQQIKPESVKREEFKIGDFVKYEKIKGKIIALNKNIATVQTDMLQLKLDISMLKRSGETPKSNSSKVTYEKSVSNASTKLDLHGLRSEEAIELLDKFISDALIIGFDEIIVYHGIGTGRLAYAVKEYLKTNRSIKSFCDAPANAGGFGAKIIRL, encoded by the coding sequence ATGCTACAAATTATTAAAAACCTTGATTTAGTTGAATATTTAGATGAATTATTTGCTTTATTTGCTAGAAATAAACCTTTATTTATTGAAGGGGATACTAATTTACACCTAGCAAGAATTAATGAATTATGCGAATATGAATTAAAAGAATTAAAAAGCGTAAAAGATTTAAGCAAAGCATTAAATCATCTTAGCAAAAAAGGCATTTTACACCTTGATGAGATAGAAGAATTTGTAAAGATTTTAAATTATTTTAAATACTTATTTCAAATTCCGTTTTCAAATTCTTTTAAAAAATACCTTGAAAAAATCATAATTCCTAATGAAATTGAAAATATATTAAAATATTTTAAAGACGATGTATTTGATGAAGAAAAAGATGAGCTTTTACAAAGTATAAAAATCAAAATCAAAGAATTAAACCAAAGCATAAATCAAAATCTAAGAAGCCTGTTAAACTCAAAATCACTTGAAAGCTATTTAATAGATACTCAAATACATTTTATATCAAATACTGAATGCTTATTGGTTAGGGGCGGATTTGCTAAAGTGCTTGATGCTAGTATTGTTGCAAGAAGTAGTGGTGGTGGATTTTATGTAGAACCTAGCAGTATTTTAAACTACAAACAAGGCATAAAAAGATTAGAAAATGAAGCCGATGCTAAAAGATTTGAATACGCAAAACAATTTAGTGAAATTTTATCTAAGCATTTATTATTTTTAAAGTTTATAAATAAAGAATTTGATTTAATAGATAGCTATATTGCAAGGGTTAATTTTGCTAAAAAGAAGGATTTAAACTTCATAACTCCAAGTAATGATGATAAAATTATCTTAAGTGAGTTTTGCCACCCCGCTTTAAATAATCCAAAACCCGTTAGCGTAGAGTTTAAAGAGCAAGTTTTATTAATAACAGGTGTAAATGCGGGTGGAAAATCAATGCTACTTAAAAGCATTTTAGCTGCTAGTTTTATGACAAAATATCTAGTTCCTATGAGAATTAATGCAAACAAATCTCACATAAGCACTTTCAAAGAATATATAAGCATTATTGAAGACCCGCAAATGGCTAAAAATGATATTTCTACTTTTGCAGGAAGAATGTTAGCATTTGCTAAAATGAATGGTAAGAAAAATTTCTTATTAGGGGTTGATGAGATTGAGCTAGGAACTGATTTTGAAGAAGCGAGTTCATTATTTTTTACCCTAATTTGTGAGCTAAAAAAACACGGAAAACTAATAATTACCACCCATCACAAACGCTTAGCAATGCTACTTGCTAAAGAAGATAAAGTAGAATTATTAGCAGCTTTATATGATATTAAAAATGAGCGTCCTAAATATGAGTTTTTAGCGGGAATTGTAGGCAAATCATACGCATACGAAACAGCTTTAAGATATGGAATAAGTGCTAGTTTGGTTGAACTTGCTAGAAAAAGCTCTAGCGAAGCTGAGCAAAATATAAATGAAATGCTAAATAAAAACTTAGAACTTGATGCAAAACTTAAAATGCTAATTGCAAACAACGAAAAAAAAGAAAATAAATTAAACAATCTCTTAGAAAGCCTAAAAGATAAAGAAAATAAATTAATTGAAGAATACAAAAAACGCAAAAATGAACTAGAAAATGAATATTTTAAAGCAATAAATGCAGCTAAAAAAACTCTTGATTTTTCTGATTTAAAAGACAAACAAAGACAAATTAATGCAGCAAATGTATTAAAGCAGCAAATAAAACCAGAAAGCGTTAAAAGAGAAGAATTTAAAATAGGAGATTTTGTAAAATACGAAAAAATTAAAGGCAAAATCATAGCTTTAAATAAAAATATAGCAACCGTGCAAACTGATATGCTACAATTAAAACTTGATATTTCAATGTTAAAAAGAAGTGGCGAAACTCCTAAATCAAATTCTAGCAAAGTAACTTATGAAAAAAGTGTAAGTAATGCTAGCACTAAATTAGATTTGCATGGATTAAGAAGCGAAGAAGCTATTGAATTATTAGATAAATTTATTTCAGACGCACTAATAATTGGATTTGATGAGATTATCGTATATCACGGCATTGGAACAGGTCGCTTAGCTTATGCTGTGAAAGAATATTTAAAAACTAATAGGAGTATAAAAAGCTTTTGTGATGCACCTGCAAATGCTGGTGGATTTGGGGCTAAAATTATAAGATTGTAG
- the accD gene encoding acetyl-CoA carboxylase, carboxyltransferase subunit beta: protein MSFADIFKIRRTQSKPNEAPNHWVKCDNCHALMYYKEVASCFNVCPKCGLHMKISPNERIEMLVDEGSFIEYDKTLRANDPLKFVDSKSYKKRLNESEEKTGRTSAVISGECKIGGIGVQLCVFDFSFMGGSLGSVEGEKIVRAVQRAMQKKEGLIIISASGGARMQESTYSLMQMAKTSAALKLLARERLPYISILTNPTFGGVSASFAWLGDIVIAEPMAQIGFAGARVIKQTIGADLPEGFQSAEFLLEHGLIDSIVPRANQREFLSDFLRYFK from the coding sequence ATGAGTTTTGCAGATATTTTTAAAATTAGAAGAACACAATCAAAGCCAAATGAAGCACCAAATCACTGGGTAAAATGTGATAATTGTCATGCTTTAATGTATTATAAAGAAGTTGCAAGTTGCTTTAATGTATGCCCTAAGTGTGGCTTACATATGAAAATAAGCCCTAATGAAAGAATAGAAATGCTAGTTGATGAAGGAAGTTTTATTGAATATGATAAAACTTTAAGAGCTAATGACCCATTAAAATTCGTAGATTCAAAAAGCTATAAAAAACGCTTAAACGAAAGCGAAGAAAAAACAGGCAGAACGAGTGCGGTAATTTCAGGAGAATGCAAAATCGGTGGAATTGGCGTTCAATTATGTGTGTTTGACTTTTCTTTTATGGGTGGTTCGCTAGGAAGTGTTGAAGGCGAAAAAATCGTTCGTGCAGTTCAACGCGCTATGCAAAAAAAAGAAGGACTTATAATAATTAGTGCAAGTGGTGGTGCTAGAATGCAAGAAAGCACATATTCACTTATGCAAATGGCTAAAACATCAGCTGCATTAAAATTACTTGCTAGAGAAAGACTTCCTTACATATCAATTCTAACTAACCCTACTTTTGGTGGAGTATCAGCGTCTTTTGCTTGGCTTGGAGATATTGTAATTGCTGAACCTATGGCACAAATTGGCTTTGCTGGTGCTAGAGTTATTAAGCAAACTATAGGAGCTGATTTACCTGAAGGATTTCAAAGTGCTGAGTTTTTATTAGAGCATGGACTTATTGATTCTATTGTTCCAAGAGCTAATCAGCGTGAATTTTTAAGTGATTTTTTACGATATTTTAAATGA
- a CDS encoding 23S rRNA (pseudouridine(1915)-N(3))-methyltransferase RlmH: MNINIYFIQKKLEKLSEFENRFIKLINQFSKLNLNNVFSKQIAKAQDLGSNEARIEYAKAYMPYKKTFSIALSERGKSIDSIEFAKLLQDKNEINFFVGGAFGFNDEFLNECDYVLSFSKLTFSHEIARIVLLEQIYRGFCINSNHPYHK, from the coding sequence ATGAATATAAATATTTATTTTATTCAAAAAAAATTAGAAAAATTAAGCGAATTTGAAAATAGATTTATAAAATTAATAAATCAATTTTCAAAACTTAATCTAAATAATGTATTTTCAAAACAAATCGCAAAAGCACAAGATTTGGGCTCAAATGAAGCTAGAATAGAATATGCAAAAGCTTATATGCCTTATAAAAAAACTTTTAGTATAGCTTTAAGTGAAAGGGGCAAGAGCATTGATAGTATTGAATTTGCTAAGTTATTGCAAGATAAAAATGAGATTAATTTTTTTGTAGGTGGAGCTTTTGGATTTAATGATGAGTTTTTAAATGAATGTGATTATGTATTGAGTTTTTCAAAACTTACATTTTCACACGAAATTGCAAGGATTGTATTGTTAGAACAAATTTATAGGGGTTTTTGTATAAATTCAAATCACCCTTATCATAAGTAA
- a CDS encoding GGDEF domain-containing phosphodiesterase produces the protein MDSRNYVRLFTESYLHSLVNKEEFKSSKILSEFIVQDNKIISKNDNSPKLSELEIKELVKNNSFYEAIKVDKNQFDIRYYELINGAYYGFNNQFYLTNSRFYQFYIPVLLNICFFILIYNLYKQKNHISTQYQRSISTYTKRIEKLEIEASIDPLTQLKNKRSLEKSIVLMKNPKLLLVDIDEFKKINDYFDANTADDLLKHIALIMSDFADENHLEVYKLDGDLFALLEDSIEDEQRYEELVTELMQELKNKDLTIEYNHQIASIVLTLTMGLCLENENTLKKAFIALKRAKRDNKNFVCYSKFIDEEKEYFHQLSTAKSIQSAIAKDEILPFFQPIFDKDKNITKFESLVRIVKKTPEGTDVITPGAFLAVSIKMKQYEIIENFVIEKVVQTLVENQDIVLCVNLGGRDMIDSAKNNKFINLLRRTGVANRLIIEVLEDENISQNEKIKDFLKRIKELGCKIAIDDFGSGFSNFSYLLELMPDYIKIDGSIIEKITKDEKSEKIVKTIVLFSKSLGIKTVAEFVSTEEIFKKCIEVGVDEFQGFYLGKPSPTFTQEEIDLDFYHLKEKNA, from the coding sequence ATGGATTCTAGAAATTATGTTAGATTATTTACAGAAAGCTACTTACATTCATTAGTAAATAAAGAAGAATTTAAATCTTCTAAAATATTAAGCGAATTTATCGTTCAAGACAATAAAATTATCTCAAAAAATGATAATAGTCCTAAATTAAGTGAATTAGAAATTAAAGAATTAGTAAAAAATAATAGTTTTTACGAAGCTATAAAAGTAGATAAAAATCAATTTGACATAAGATATTATGAATTAATTAATGGGGCTTATTATGGCTTTAATAACCAATTTTATCTTACAAATTCTAGATTTTACCAATTTTACATACCTGTGCTTTTAAATATTTGTTTTTTTATTTTAATTTATAACTTATATAAACAAAAAAATCATATCTCAACACAATATCAAAGAAGTATTAGCACATACACTAAAAGAATAGAAAAACTTGAAATTGAAGCAAGTATAGACCCACTAACTCAACTAAAAAATAAAAGAAGCTTGGAAAAATCAATCGTTCTTATGAAAAATCCAAAATTATTATTAGTTGATATTGATGAGTTTAAAAAAATTAATGATTATTTTGACGCTAATACTGCTGATGATTTATTAAAACATATTGCCTTAATTATGAGCGATTTTGCTGATGAAAACCACTTAGAAGTCTATAAGCTTGATGGGGATTTGTTTGCACTTTTAGAAGATAGTATTGAAGATGAACAACGATATGAAGAATTAGTAACAGAGCTTATGCAAGAGCTTAAAAATAAAGATTTAACAATAGAGTATAATCACCAAATAGCTAGCATAGTTTTAACGCTTACAATGGGACTTTGTTTAGAAAATGAAAACACCCTTAAAAAAGCATTTATTGCACTAAAAAGAGCAAAAAGAGATAATAAGAATTTCGTTTGTTATTCTAAATTTATAGATGAAGAAAAAGAATATTTCCATCAACTAAGCACAGCAAAATCAATTCAAAGCGCAATAGCAAAAGATGAAATCTTACCTTTTTTCCAACCTATTTTTGATAAAGATAAAAACATTACTAAATTTGAATCTTTAGTAAGAATTGTCAAAAAAACTCCTGAAGGAACTGATGTAATAACTCCAGGTGCTTTTTTAGCAGTTTCAATTAAAATGAAACAATACGAAATTATTGAAAATTTTGTGATAGAAAAAGTTGTTCAAACTCTAGTTGAAAATCAAGACATTGTTTTATGTGTAAATCTTGGCGGAAGAGATATGATTGATAGTGCTAAAAATAATAAATTCATAAATCTTTTAAGAAGAACAGGGGTTGCTAATCGCTTAATTATTGAAGTATTAGAAGATGAAAATATTTCACAAAATGAAAAAATAAAAGACTTTTTAAAAAGAATAAAAGAATTAGGCTGCAAAATAGCAATAGATGATTTTGGTAGTGGATTTAGTAATTTTTCATATTTATTAGAATTAATGCCTGATTATATTAAAATAGATGGAAGTATTATAGAAAAAATTACAAAAGATGAAAAAAGTGAAAAAATAGTCAAAACTATAGTTTTATTCTCAAAATCTCTAGGTATTAAGACCGTTGCAGAATTTGTAAGTACAGAAGAAATATTTAAAAAATGTATCGAAGTTGGTGTAGATGAGTTTCAAGGATTTTATTTAGGAAAACCAAGTCCAACTTTTACTCAAGAAGAAATTGATTTAGACTTTTATCATTTAAAGGAAAAAAATGCTTAA
- the bamA gene encoding outer membrane protein assembly factor BamA → MKKIIYVSAISSLIYANTISDIEFKGLYHLSKEQALKAVDLKINDEVNIYKINDAVKNLFSYGYFDDIYVDENNGKLIFNVVEKQFIAKVNIKGTSSNDKKQIESFLSIKKGEAYNDRKIEEAKEKIILYYQSRGFYDSVVEVDTQELENNAVVLNFNINRGEIITIKKVNLIGAKKLDYSDFDPVIANKEKELLGWFWGFNDGKLYSTELPNDPARIKDEYMKKGYLDANVSNPYLEANMQTYKAELTYYISEGKRYKIEEITIENPLENEVKFNLSDLRSKKGKYINSEKIRSDIELIKTKFQDKGYALAEVYPDIAKNDADGVVRIYFRVNLGNKYNIGKVIIKGNDKSLDKVVRRELFLTEGMQFNKTDLNDSIIALRKTGYFEEVNITPKPSFTGDIDLLVDVKEKSTGSITGGIGYSTSDGFLINASVSDRNILGSGMYGGINLEKSDKDVTGKIFLNNPRIFDSKYSTGFDIYSYKRDWDTYEEYNNGLELSIGRELARFWGIGAIYNYEQSDLRKATIEMIASGEKLGKSRKSAITPYLYFDNTDDFYLPRSGIYSRAAFTYAGLGGDQKYKKFAFDFKYYKGLKEDFDTDLIFRFRTSFNKLFNYKDTPINSRLYLGGLRSVRGYESDSITPRGIGYYDINTHTKVDKLGNGVIAYPYDKGGAISLNSSVEINFPLINKLKLRGSIFYDYGMIGEKKLNEIKRQSAGISLDWSTPMGPLVFVFSKPIDKKSGDKTNTFEFSIGSQF, encoded by the coding sequence ATGAAAAAAATTATATATGTAAGTGCTATTAGTTCTTTGATTTATGCAAATACAATAAGTGATATTGAATTTAAAGGTTTATATCACTTGTCAAAAGAACAAGCCTTAAAGGCTGTGGATTTAAAAATTAATGATGAAGTTAATATATATAAGATAAATGATGCGGTTAAAAACCTTTTTTCTTATGGATATTTTGATGATATTTATGTTGATGAAAATAATGGAAAGCTAATATTTAATGTTGTAGAAAAACAATTCATTGCAAAAGTAAATATCAAAGGAACTTCAAGTAATGATAAAAAGCAAATAGAATCGTTTTTAAGTATTAAAAAAGGCGAAGCTTATAATGATAGAAAAATAGAAGAAGCAAAAGAAAAAATAATTCTATACTACCAATCTCGTGGATTTTATGATAGTGTAGTTGAAGTTGATACTCAAGAGCTTGAAAATAATGCTGTTGTATTAAATTTCAACATAAATAGAGGCGAAATCATAACAATTAAAAAAGTTAATTTAATAGGTGCTAAAAAATTAGACTATAGTGATTTTGACCCTGTAATAGCAAATAAAGAAAAAGAACTATTAGGTTGGTTTTGGGGATTTAATGATGGTAAATTATACTCAACCGAACTACCAAACGACCCTGCTAGAATTAAAGATGAATATATGAAAAAAGGCTATCTTGATGCTAATGTATCAAATCCTTATTTAGAAGCTAATATGCAAACTTACAAAGCAGAATTAACCTATTATATAAGCGAAGGTAAACGCTATAAAATAGAAGAAATCACAATAGAAAACCCACTAGAAAATGAAGTGAAATTTAACTTAAGTGATTTAAGAAGCAAAAAAGGAAAATATATTAATTCAGAAAAAATTCGTTCTGATATAGAATTAATTAAAACCAAATTCCAAGATAAAGGATATGCTTTAGCAGAGGTTTATCCTGATATTGCTAAAAATGATGCTGATGGAGTTGTAAGAATTTATTTTAGAGTTAATCTAGGAAATAAATACAATATTGGTAAAGTAATAATTAAAGGCAATGATAAATCTTTAGATAAAGTAGTAAGAAGAGAATTATTCTTAACCGAAGGAATGCAATTTAACAAAACAGATTTAAATGATAGCATTATAGCACTTAGAAAAACCGGTTATTTTGAAGAAGTAAATATCACTCCAAAACCAAGCTTTACGGGAGATATTGATTTATTAGTAGATGTAAAAGAAAAATCAACAGGCTCAATTACTGGTGGTATTGGTTATAGCACATCTGATGGATTCTTAATTAACGCATCTGTTAGCGATAGGAATATCTTAGGTAGCGGAATGTATGGTGGGATTAATTTAGAAAAATCAGATAAAGATGTAACTGGTAAAATATTTTTAAATAATCCTAGGATATTTGATTCTAAATACTCAACAGGCTTTGATATATATAGCTACAAAAGAGATTGGGATACTTACGAAGAATACAATAATGGTTTAGAACTTAGCATTGGTAGAGAATTAGCTAGATTTTGGGGAATTGGAGCTATTTATAATTACGAGCAAAGTGATTTAAGAAAAGCAACTATTGAAATGATTGCAAGTGGTGAAAAATTAGGCAAATCAAGAAAATCAGCTATAACTCCATATTTATATTTTGATAATACTGATGATTTTTACTTACCAAGAAGTGGTATTTATAGTAGAGCAGCATTTACTTATGCAGGGCTTGGGGGAGACCAAAAATATAAAAAATTTGCCTTTGATTTTAAATATTATAAAGGTTTAAAAGAAGATTTTGACACCGATTTAATTTTTAGATTTAGAACATCATTTAATAAATTATTTAATTATAAAGATACACCAATTAACTCAAGATTATATCTTGGTGGTTTAAGAAGTGTTAGGGGATATGAAAGTGATAGCATAACTCCAAGGGGTATTGGATATTATGATATAAATACTCATACTAAAGTAGATAAATTAGGAAACGGAGTTATTGCTTATCCTTACGATAAAGGTGGAGCGATTTCACTTAATTCTAGTGTAGAAATCAATTTCCCATTAATTAATAAATTAAAACTTCGTGGTTCAATTTTTTATGATTATGGTATGATAGGCGAAAAAAAATTAAATGAGATTAAAAGACAAAGTGCAGGAATTAGTCTTGATTGGAGCACACCAATGGGACCATTAGTGTTTGTATTCTCAAAACCTATTGATAAAAAATCAGGGGATAAAACAAATACATTTGAATTTAGCATAGGAAGTCAATTTTAG
- the dapE gene encoding succinyl-diaminopimelate desuccinylase, producing MLKKLFIDLLKEASVTPDAKNCYKITSEFLSNFDNEILAINNTTNQILSKEFNKVGLHICFCGHIDVVPSGNGWESEPFLPTIKDDLIIARGTQDMKSGVAAFLYAIKEFSKNNIKNIRKISIVLTSDEEGDGKDGVIKVLEELGKRNDLPNMCIVAEPTCEKNFGDSIKVGRRGSIHANIRILGTQGHAAYPSKCKNPVHLGASFLAKISGFDLDKGNEFFEPSKIVITNLSAGIGASNVTPSEFKIMLNVRNSPLTSKQDLEDFLRENLKNLDYELEIKQSSEPFYTDANSILVKTLKKALENQGIFNTSLNAKGGTSDARLFAKYGVLVCELGVVNDKIHAANESVPFSEVVALSNTFLEFLNLMEANNVN from the coding sequence ATGCTTAAAAAATTATTTATAGACCTTTTAAAAGAAGCTAGTGTTACTCCTGATGCTAAGAATTGTTATAAAATTACAAGTGAGTTTTTATCTAATTTTGATAATGAAATCCTAGCTATAAATAATACTACAAATCAAATCTTAAGCAAGGAATTTAACAAAGTTGGTTTGCATATTTGTTTTTGCGGACATATTGATGTAGTTCCTAGTGGAAATGGCTGGGAAAGTGAGCCATTTTTACCAACTATAAAAGATGATTTAATAATAGCGCGTGGCACTCAAGATATGAAAAGTGGCGTTGCAGCATTTTTATATGCAATTAAAGAATTTAGCAAAAACAATATTAAAAATATAAGAAAAATCAGCATTGTTTTAACAAGTGATGAAGAAGGCGATGGTAAAGATGGAGTTATCAAGGTTTTAGAAGAATTAGGCAAAAGAAATGATTTGCCTAATATGTGCATAGTTGCCGAGCCAACTTGCGAAAAAAACTTCGGTGATAGCATAAAAGTTGGTCGTAGGGGTAGCATTCACGCAAACATAAGAATATTAGGAACTCAAGGTCATGCAGCCTATCCATCAAAATGCAAAAATCCCGTTCATTTAGGGGCTTCATTTTTAGCTAAAATTTCAGGATTTGATTTAGATAAAGGCAATGAGTTTTTTGAGCCAAGTAAAATAGTAATTACTAATTTAAGTGCAGGAATTGGTGCATCAAATGTAACTCCTAGTGAGTTTAAAATTATGCTAAATGTTAGAAATTCTCCACTTACAAGTAAGCAAGATTTAGAAGATTTTTTAAGAGAAAATTTAAAGAATTTAGATTATGAATTAGAAATCAAACAAAGTTCAGAGCCGTTTTATACAGACGCTAATTCAATACTTGTAAAAACTCTTAAAAAAGCCTTAGAAAATCAAGGTATTTTCAATACTAGCTTAAACGCAAAAGGCGGCACTAGTGATGCTAGATTATTTGCAAAATACGGCGTTTTAGTCTGTGAATTAGGCGTGGTAAATGATAAAATCCACGCAGCAAATGAAAGTGTGCCTTTTAGTGAAGTTGTAGCTTTAAGCAATACATTTTTAGAGTTTTTAAACTTAATGGAGGCAAATAATGTTAATTAA